Below is a genomic region from Hevea brasiliensis isolate MT/VB/25A 57/8 chromosome 3, ASM3005281v1, whole genome shotgun sequence.
aaaattaataatattaattttcaagttaaataaaaaaggataatatggtcaaaataaaaaataaaaccagatcagctatcagctgatgagaaacagctctaaaaatagagctgatacaaactgcagctgatgggtatcatatcagttgcccatcagctatcagctctatttttttaagcttgtcaaacaccacaatttacctgtttgggtgtctatcaacTATCAGCTGAACCCAACATGTAAACCAAATACCCCCTAAAAAAAtaaagctgatagctgatgggcaactgatataatacccatcagctgcagtttgtatcagctctatttttagagttgTTTCTCATTAGCTGATagttgatttgatttgattttttattttgaccatattattattttttatttaacttgaaaattaatattattaatatttttatttttttatttataattttaacattttaattaacctatttcaactttgttaaaatattttttattaataacataaaatataaaatatttatttatatccaaaaacctaaaattaattataaatttttctattaacaataataattattttattattttatctatatttttaaaattatttaattattttaaaaaataattattttcttatttcactaataaaataaataatataatataaaagattaataattatatatttaagttaataataaaataaataatgtaatataataaatttataattttatatttatttaaataataaaataaattatatgatatataactttattagtcatttcacatattaacagaacagttaaatataattttattaaataattaatataaaatagctatcatcagctatcagtaTCAACTATTAATTAACAATAACAGCTACTAACTAATAGCTATTGattatatttaacaattaaaataaATAGACCCTAAATAACAAGACATTAACAATCAACAACAACTAAGCTACACAGCCTACAAGCAAAGGCAAGCTTAGGAGTCTTCAAGCAAAGCAAAGTAACGTGCCTAACTCGAATCTGAAATGAGTAATTGGACCATGATAAGGAACAACTCGAGCAAGGTTAACACCTTCATCATCATGATGTATATCACTTTACGATGATAACAAAGAGAGGCTATGGTGATGGCAAGTTTAGGATTTAGGTAGGAGGAGGGTGATCAAATTCGATGTTGACTTTGTTGACagaaaattgatttgaaattttggtgtgagaaaaattaaaatgaaattataaaaataaaattcgacttaaattccaaaaaaccttaaaaaaagaaattccaaaagaaaaagaaagtgaaACCATGTTTCACGGATAGGGCATGCATGGCGAAGGCCCATGGTAAAAATGTGAAAGAAGATGTTTTGATTTAGACACGTCGACTGCAAAAAGATCTTGGCACTGCGGCAGGCGATTTCTATACAGCCTTTATTGTTTTAACTGAAAATAGACGTCGTCAGCATAGCCAATTTCTGAGAATTTTATATAAAAACTACTTTTTTGTAACGTAGGTTCACTGCAAAATATTGCAACAGGGACAATAAGGGGCAAATGAGTCCTACAATGGATAGCCCTTTGGTGAGGCATAGCATAGTGGAGAGCCGAGGCCAAACAAAAGGACAAATGTCCGTTACGTTTGACTGGCCACCACCATTCCACAGTTTACACTCTCATCCACGTCCCCACGTCCTTCAACTTACCCCGTCGGGTCCCACTAAAATCTCAGAATTtccaactttcaaattttcaaaatgcaCCTGCTCTCTGTCACATGATCAAGTGGGCCTCTTCTCTATACTTACCTGGCATCAACTCTTGCAAGGGCCATGGCCCCCACACAGTGGGTGCGGCTGCAGTGCTGCAGGGCTCGCGCGTGATTCCACTCCCCATAATCGAGAATTGGGAATTGGTTGTCTTTTTGGGTGCAAGGGTCCGCTCTCCAGAGCATAACCTCTCCTTGCTTTTCTGGCTTTCTGCCCTACTAGGCTACTACAAATATACATGGCGCAGGCTCTAATCGCACTCTCTTCTCCCTTCTTTCGCTTAATTCCGTGCTTTTGCTCTCTATAGAAAGGGAAGGGCCCCTGAGGCTTGAGGCTTTTTCTGGTTAATAAGCACTGCTTTCTCTTTATAAAtatctctctcttttttctttcaTAGCGTTCTCTGGGACCCTAAAGCTGCAAATCCAGCAAAAATCCAACTGGGGTTGCTATCATTATATCTTAGCCGAGCAGCAAACTCTCATTTACTCCATCCTCTCCCTCGTCTATCCTTTTGTTGCCCTCTCTCTGTCATTGCTAGAGTTTAAATATGGCAGATAGTTTAGATGACGGCGAGTTCTGGTTGCCTCCTCAGTTCCTCACTGACGACGATATTTTCATGGATAAGAAGATTACTACCACCAACAAATGTAGCCTCAAGAACGCTAAAGATGTGTTTTCCTCTGAAACTGACTATTCCAAGCCTTTCTTCCCACTTGATTTTCCTTATGGGGTTGGGTCCTTCGGGGTGTCTTCGGATCTCAGTTCTCCGGTTGAGTCGGTGGTCGGTTCTACAGAAGAGAGTGACGAGGAAGACTACATCGCTGGCTTAACTTGCCAAATGGCTCGCTCCACGCTTGAAGACGATTTTAGGGGAAACGATGTGACTTTTGGGAATGAAAAAACCAAGGTACTGCGCAATGGTCTCGGTTTGatatttctttaatatttttattttgaactGTTATTTTTTATCCAAGTGCTGATTGGGGGTTTTTTCCTTTCTTGGATTTCTTTTATTTTGCAGGCCTGGGTGGTATCAGGTTCACCACAATCAACGCTATGTGGGCTTGGAAGTGGTTGTGGGTGTAGGCAAGCGTCATGCCGTGGCCGTCCAAATGATTTCTCCAGGGGCTCCTCAACGCCGGCCACATGGGATCTGCTGTATGCGGCTGCTGGCGAAGTAGCGAGGATGAGAATTAATCAAGAAGGGTACGGCCTTAACGGCCACAACAGTGGAATTTTGGGTCCACCACGAAAACCCTCTCCTGTCTCTGTACCCGTGGAAAACTCAAAACCTGATGCGGGTCTCTACCCGATGCCGTCTCTTACTTACCAGAAATTGCAAGCAGCTCAAGTAAGGCCTTTTGAAGCATTTTCTATTTTTGCTAATACATTACGAGTTAATTTTGATGATTATTTTAGTGATGTCTTGGTTGTTAATCTGCAGTTTCAGCAGCTGAGACAGCAGCAACTGATGAAACAACAGAGCTCTGGACTTTGGGGAGGGCAGCCTAAGGGTGCTGGATTTTTCCAAAAGCAACAAACCCAGTCAGTGGTCCACAACGGAGCCAGAAATCCTGGTAGACCTTTGGGTTTGCCTCCGTCTGCTTGGCCTCCTCTGCAACACCACCAAGGCGGGTCTGGCATGCGGGCTGTGTTCCTCGGCAATCCTGGGGGCAAAAGGGAATGTGCTGGCACTGGGGTGTTCTTACCTCGCCGAGCTAGTACCACTGCTGAAACTCGCAAGAAGTCAGGTCTACCCCCTCCTTCCTTTTAGTTTGTTGTACAGTCTAATTgctcattttttatttattattttttactgtatcaactaattttttttctttgttcgTGTGCGCCTTTGTTGTTTGAGCATTTCTTGAATTTGAAATTGGATTGTTCGCTATAGTTTATTTGTGGTGGTTCGTGTAGTTGTGATTTCACCTTCCGATCGATTGGTGGGTGGGGAATGGAATTTTCGTTTCCATTATTTTATCTGATCTGTTAATGGATCTGGGTCATAATAGGAGGCCATCGGATTCCTTAATACAAGTCAATCTGGAAATTGTTTTTACTTCTGTTCTGATTCTGATTCATTGGAATGTTGATATTGATTTTGGTTTTATGGATTTCTTTTCAGCTTGTTCTACAGTTCTGCTACCAGCAAGAGTAGTGCAGGCCCTGAACCTAAACTTGGATGACATGGGTGCTCAACCCCAGCTTCAACCTCGTTTTAATGGAACTTTCACCTCAGACAGTGGTGAGTATTTGGGCCTTGTACTGGGGATTTGACTTGCCTTGAACTTGTTGAGGTCTTAATTAAGAGAGAGATGGACGTTGGCTCTTAAGCGTCTTTTCGTTTGATGATTTGCAGATGTTGCATTAAGGCTTAATAACAGCAATCATCTTGTCTCCCATCAGAAGCGGAGTCTCAGGCCACAACCAGAAATGAATGGCGATGTGAGGTTACCACATGAATGGACTTACTGACCCCAATCATTTTGTTTTGGGGCTCACAATGAACGTTCTTGGTCTTCTCTTTTTGGGTTCATTTTAGAGGTTAGGTAAGTGAGAAAAATTTTAAAGGATAGAAGAAAATAATAAGAAGGGGCAAATGTTAGGTTGCTATATTGGAGGAAATTAGTGTTAGTATAAAAGAAACAGTGGATAAGGAAGTGGAGAAggaaaaaatgttttttttttattttttttttttagaagtaGGGAAAAATAATTTTGTGTGTTGATAGAAGTGATGTTTAAAATGAAATGATGAAGGGTGCAGGCAGGCAGGCAGCTTTTGTTGGGCTCTAGGGACGAGAAAGTGGGGGTGGACGGCGATTCTGACCGATTTTAAGCAAATAATTGTGAGTTGGCTGGCTATTCAAGGAGTCTCACATGATATTGATAGCAGTGGCGAGTGGAAGGAATTGCAGAGATATTACTAGCCTGTTAATTCTTTTGTAAATGCTGTTGCTGGCATCAAATGCTTTTGCTAACTGTATTTCTGTCCATCTCCATCCGAAGTCCAAATGCCCATTAACTAAATAACAATGAAAATGGATTACTTTTTCCCGATTTAGTGTGTTTTTTTTGGCTCCCTGCAAT
It encodes:
- the LOC110647020 gene encoding uncharacterized protein LOC110647020; its protein translation is MADSLDDGEFWLPPQFLTDDDIFMDKKITTTNKCSLKNAKDVFSSETDYSKPFFPLDFPYGVGSFGVSSDLSSPVESVVGSTEESDEEDYIAGLTCQMARSTLEDDFRGNDVTFGNEKTKAWVVSGSPQSTLCGLGSGCGCRQASCRGRPNDFSRGSSTPATWDLLYAAAGEVARMRINQEGYGLNGHNSGILGPPRKPSPVSVPVENSKPDAGLYPMPSLTYQKLQAAQFQQLRQQQLMKQQSSGLWGGQPKGAGFFQKQQTQSVVHNGARNPGRPLGLPPSAWPPLQHHQGGSGMRAVFLGNPGGKRECAGTGVFLPRRASTTAETRKKSACSTVLLPARVVQALNLNLDDMGAQPQLQPRFNGTFTSDSDVALRLNNSNHLVSHQKRSLRPQPEMNGDVRLPHEWTY